One genomic window of Synergistes jonesii includes the following:
- a CDS encoding anaerobic ribonucleoside-triphosphate reductase activating protein, producing MAGLSGIKAGGYLPASFLDWDGKVSAVIFCCGCNFRCPWCHNGELVKSEPSLDLGEIFSDIARRAKFLDGVVISGGEPSLWSGLLPLLEKLKEAGLPAKIDTNGTTPSLLRAVTKKNLAQHIAMDVKAPLDAASYSRLAGVPVDMEKIIESIKLIKSSAPSYEFRTTYVPALHSDGDLLKMRGELSDDAHWVVQCFKPNGCLDEKFLGEEPASAEKLKELLPGIKIRG from the coding sequence ATGGCCGGTTTAAGCGGAATAAAGGCGGGAGGCTATCTTCCCGCCTCTTTTTTGGACTGGGACGGCAAGGTCTCCGCGGTGATATTCTGCTGCGGGTGCAACTTCCGCTGCCCTTGGTGCCACAACGGGGAGCTCGTTAAATCCGAGCCGTCGCTCGATCTGGGGGAAATTTTTTCGGACATCGCGCGCCGAGCTAAATTTCTCGACGGAGTGGTGATAAGCGGCGGCGAGCCGTCGCTATGGAGCGGGCTCCTCCCGCTGCTTGAGAAGTTAAAAGAAGCCGGCCTGCCGGCGAAGATCGACACCAACGGAACGACGCCCTCGCTGTTGCGCGCGGTGACGAAGAAAAATCTCGCGCAGCATATCGCGATGGACGTCAAAGCGCCGCTCGACGCCGCTTCCTATTCGCGCTTAGCGGGCGTGCCGGTCGATATGGAAAAAATAATCGAATCGATAAAGCTGATAAAATCTTCGGCGCCCTCCTACGAATTTCGTACTACCTACGTTCCAGCGCTTCACTCGGACGGCGATCTGCTGAAGATGCGCGGGGAGCTTTCCGACGACGCGCACTGGGTCGTTCAGTGCTTCAAGCCGAACGGCTGCCTCGACGAAAAATTCCTCGGCGAGGAGCCCGCGAGCGCGGAGAAGCTTAAGGAGCTGCTGCCCGGCATAAAAATTCGCGGATAG
- a CDS encoding mechanosensitive ion channel family protein, giving the protein MEIKLETLPELLRSVTLASLLPALIYLVAGLIIVKMVMRAVARLLERSSVDKTLHKFILTLAKLVLYFVLFMTVAGALGIQITSFVALLSVAGLALSLSLQGVLSNLASGVILLSVKPFKVGDYIVAGGEDGIVSEVAFMYTKMTTFDNRVIYIPNSQISSSTIENYNGEEKRRVDLTFNVAYGCRPADVKAAVSEAVAQIPKTLADPEPFVRISAYKECCVEYTLRVWCMTADYWDVYFDALEMIPQNFAKHGVEVTYPHLNVHLMGKPEASSEK; this is encoded by the coding sequence ATGGAAATCAAACTCGAAACGCTTCCCGAACTGCTTCGGAGCGTGACGCTCGCGTCGCTGCTTCCGGCGCTTATCTACCTCGTAGCCGGGCTTATTATCGTGAAGATGGTGATGAGGGCCGTTGCCCGCCTACTTGAAAGGAGCTCCGTCGATAAGACGCTGCACAAATTTATCTTGACGCTTGCGAAGCTCGTCCTCTATTTCGTACTCTTCATGACGGTGGCGGGCGCGCTCGGCATACAGATAACTTCCTTCGTGGCCCTGCTCAGCGTCGCCGGCCTGGCCCTTTCGCTGTCGCTGCAGGGCGTCCTTTCGAACCTGGCCAGCGGAGTGATTTTGCTCTCCGTCAAGCCGTTCAAAGTCGGCGACTATATCGTCGCCGGCGGCGAAGACGGCATCGTCAGCGAGGTCGCCTTTATGTATACGAAGATGACGACCTTCGACAACAGGGTCATCTACATTCCGAACAGCCAGATATCTTCGTCGACGATAGAAAATTACAACGGCGAGGAGAAGCGCCGCGTCGACCTAACTTTCAACGTCGCGTACGGCTGCCGGCCGGCCGACGTGAAGGCCGCCGTCTCGGAAGCCGTTGCGCAGATCCCGAAGACGCTCGCGGATCCCGAACCCTTCGTGCGCATCTCGGCCTATAAGGAGTGCTGCGTAGAGTACACGCTGCGCGTCTGGTGCATGACCGCGGATTACTGGGACGTCTACTTCGACGCGCTGGAAATGATTCCGCAGAACTTTGCGAAGCACGGCGTCGAGGTCACGTACCCGCATTTGAACGTTCATCTGATGGGGAAGCCGGAGGCTTCTTCGGAAAAATAG
- a CDS encoding NAD(P)-dependent oxidoreductase, with amino-acid sequence MADKKILGFVGTGVMGSSMAGHLLDAGNEVHVYNRSREKAEALIAKGAMWEESPAELARKCDVVFTMVGFPADVEEIYLGRDGLLAVAKEGELFVDMTTSSPKLAKKLYTIAKERRAGMLDAPVTGGDRGAREATLTIFVGGDKVDFQTALPYFQIMGRVVKHMGGAGNGQNAKLANQIVITGTMTGMCEALAFAKSCGLDLDEFIEAAAGGSASTWSLKNYGPRILKGDFAPGFFIKHFIKDMKLAEEAADEMGLDLPALSVTRGLYEEVAGGGYADSGTQALYCLYDPQEDRAPHNPHKSAV; translated from the coding sequence ATGGCTGACAAAAAAATTCTCGGTTTTGTGGGCACCGGAGTGATGGGCTCGTCTATGGCGGGGCATCTGCTGGACGCTGGTAACGAAGTGCATGTATACAACAGGAGCCGCGAGAAGGCGGAAGCCCTTATCGCCAAAGGGGCGATGTGGGAGGAGAGCCCAGCGGAACTCGCGCGGAAGTGCGACGTCGTCTTCACGATGGTCGGCTTCCCCGCCGACGTCGAAGAGATATATTTAGGGAGGGACGGCCTGCTGGCTGTTGCGAAAGAGGGGGAGCTCTTCGTCGATATGACGACGTCGAGCCCCAAGTTGGCGAAAAAGCTGTACACGATAGCGAAGGAGCGCAGGGCCGGTATGCTCGACGCGCCGGTCACGGGCGGCGACAGAGGGGCGCGGGAGGCGACGCTGACGATCTTCGTCGGAGGCGATAAAGTGGATTTCCAAACGGCTCTGCCTTACTTTCAAATAATGGGGCGCGTCGTCAAGCACATGGGCGGCGCCGGAAACGGGCAGAACGCGAAGCTCGCCAATCAGATCGTGATAACCGGTACCATGACCGGCATGTGCGAGGCGCTCGCCTTCGCCAAATCCTGCGGCCTCGACCTGGACGAATTCATCGAAGCCGCAGCCGGCGGCTCGGCCTCTACGTGGAGCCTCAAAAATTACGGGCCGCGAATCCTTAAGGGAGATTTTGCGCCGGGCTTCTTCATCAAGCACTTCATAAAGGATATGAAGCTCGCAGAAGAAGCGGCCGACGAAATGGGGCTCGACCTGCCGGCCCTTTCCGTGACGCGCGGGCTTTACGAGGAAGTCGCCGGCGGCGGCTACGCCGACAGCGGGACGCAGGCGCTCTACTGCCTCTACGATCCGCAGGAGGATCGGGCTCCACATAATCCACACAAATCTGCTGTATAA